The Myxococcota bacterium DNA window GAGAAGTCATAGGCGGCCGCCACTGCGGCCGAAGTCGCGGGCGCGAAGGTGGCCATGGCCTTGTCGAAGTTCGCGGCCGCGGCCGGGTCCTTGGCCATGTCGTCGAACGGGTTCGCGCCGGGGTGCGCCTTCTCGAGCGCCGGCAGGCCGGTGCGCACGCAGAACTGGAGCTCCTTCCACGAGTCCTGGATGCTCGGGCCGGTGAAGAGCCGCACGCTCGCGTGCATGGAGCCGGGCACGTCGGTGCGCAGGAGCTCACTCATGGGCGTATGCGCGAACTCCCCGCTCTCCTGCTCGGCGAAGATGCCGACCGAGGCCAGCAGCCGCAGCACGCGGCGCAGCGATGGCGCGTGCGTGCCGGTCTTCTGCGCGAGCTCCTCGGCAGAGCGCGCGCCGCCGCGCAACAGGTCCGCGACGCCGAGCTCCGCGGCCACGTACATGGCGCGCGACACGTAGTGACCGATGCCGATGTAGTACATGCGGATGCCGGGCGGGAGCTCGGGGGACTGTGCAGGCTCGGTCATGGGGGCCTCCTCGAGGGTTCAAGTCACTGCGAAGCGGTCGCCGACGCGGCGCCGCAGCTCTTCGGGAGAGACTTCCTCCGTGCGCGTGGCCAGGAACCA harbors:
- a CDS encoding methyltransferase, with translation MTEPAQSPELPPGIRMYYIGIGHYVSRAMYVAAELGVADLLRGGARSAEELAQKTGTHAPSLRRVLRLLASVGIFAEQESGEFAHTPMSELLRTDVPGSMHASVRLFTGPSIQDSWKELQFCVRTGLPALEKAHPGANPFDDMAKDPAAAANFDKAMATFAPATSAAVAAAYDFSGFSRVTDVGGGNGAILIGLLRANPKLRGLVFDQPHVAERARAHIAEQGFSERCEAAGGSFFEKVPGGSDAILLKHVIHDWNDAQATAILRCVRAALPAHGKLLIVEGVYPARIDQSLESRGAAANDVNMLVSTGGRQRSESEFRTLYAASGFRLTRIVPTPARVAVIEGVPV